The Streptomyces sp. NBC_00224 genome contains the following window.
GGAGTCGTGCCCGAGGACCACGACGAGGCGGCAGTCCAGCACGCTCGTGCCGTACTCGATGCTGCCCAGGACTTCCGGCCCCAGGACGTGCCCGGCGGTGCGGACCACGAACAGGTCGCCGAGACCCTGGTCGAAGATGATCTCGGCGGCCAGCCTTGAATCGGAACATCCCAGCAGCACCGCGAAGGGCTTCTGCGCCGGAGCCAGCTCGGCACGCCGAGCGGCGTCCTGGTTCGGATGCCGCGGGGCCCCGGCCACGAAGCGCCGGTTTCCGGCGAGCAGGGCGTCGAGAGCGGCGGCGGGAGAGACGGGAGCGGATGTCATGTCGCCGGACTCTACGAGGCGGGCGGCAGCGCATGCACGGTCCGGAAGCCGCACTGTGCACGCGCAAGTTGACGCGCCGGCCGCAACGGGCCGCCATCAGGGCAACATGACCTCACAGGTGTTCAGCGCGCCGATGGGGTCGGTCGTCACGGTCTCAGGCCGCACCCGGGATGTAGGCCAGACCATGGGCGCCGG
Protein-coding sequences here:
- a CDS encoding carbonic anhydrase, which translates into the protein MTSAPVSPAAALDALLAGNRRFVAGAPRHPNQDAARRAELAPAQKPFAVLLGCSDSRLAAEIIFDQGLGDLFVVRTAGHVLGPEVLGSIEYGTSVLDCRLVVVLGHDSCGAVAAARAAVEDGLPAAGYVRDVVERVTPSVLAARAAGLTSDSDLIDSHLLHTVDLLLDRSRVLADQVAAAHTGVVALAYQLAEGNARLVTAHGIPTASASTGRTR